CGAGCTCCCGTGTCTGGGAATGAGGGGGAATACGTATGGAACCGGAGCCTGGAGCCAGGACAGCACGGGGCCGTGGCATGCGGTCGTCCGGGGTGCCAATCCATAGCACCCGGCGTGAACGAGAAACAAGGGGAACCTGGGAACACCCGGGGGACCGCCCCGGCCAATGTCAGACGGCCTCTTTATCTTGACACGGACCTGGGGGCTGCCCTCGAAGGGGTCTACAAGGGAAGGTTTCCAGGGAAGAGGCCAAGGGACTTGCTCCGGCACCCCGTCTCTTATACGAGTCGTCTGACCCCCTTCCTGGCAGTGATTCCGCCAGGTTGGACAATCCCTGACAGTGGCATACGGGGTGCAGTGGCCGCTGGTGCGGGTGAAGGCACAAGGCATCCCCTTTCACGAAAGAGACAGCATGAACTTCAAGAAACTGCTTCCGGGCGCGCTCGTCGCGGCGGGTCTGGTCACGGCGTGTGGTGGTGAGGTGCAGGAGACGGGCGCCGAGCAGGGCGACCCCCGTGTCATCGAGAGCGGGCTCACGACCTACTACACGACCGCCCTGGGCGAGACCGTGCCCTGTGTGACGGGCTCCGCTTCGCACCAGAATGCGGCTCCGTATACCCTCTCCGGGTGCACGCTCGCCGAGAACTTCACCCACACGTACCGTGACGACGGCGACTCCACCACGCCGCCGTTCACGGTGCAGTTCGTGGCCGGCAAATATCTGAATGTCCCGGGGACTGGCCTCATCGGCGCCGGTTACATCAACGGCGACCAGTCTCTCTATGTCGGGGCCGTGAATGGCTCGGTGCTCCTCGACTCGGGCTCGACGGTCGGCTTCAGGACCAACAGCCTGGCGACGGGGATGGTCTATACAGGAAGCCTGGCCGCGGACACGTGCCTCTGGAAGAACAGCACGACCAAGGTCATCTGCGCGGGCGTGAACTACTCGATTCAGTTCACCTCCGGTGGCTACGTCTACGGCTGCACGGTGCTGGGCCCCTGCTAGTCCAGGGATGAAGTCCCGGGGGCCGGCGCCGGAAGACGCCAGCCCCCGGCGCGGAACTCGCCCTCCTTCCGCCTCACCTGCCTCGTGAGGCGTGCGGCGGGGAGGGCACCAGAGTGTGACATGATGGGGAGGTATGTCCTCCCGTCTCCCCACGCAGGATGAACAGGCGCCCACCACCGCGCGGCGCCTCGAGCAGCTGCTGGACGGTCTCCACTCCCGGGTCCGCGCCAGCCTGCTGCTGCGCTACTTCGCCGCGATCAACCGCATCCTGCTGGCCATCGGCTTCGTCCCGACCGCGATGGTGAAGATCCTGGGCGCGCGCTTCACCTCCGAGCACTTCACCGCCCAGGACATCGACAACCCCATCGGCTTCTTCTTCGAGGCCATGTACCGCACCGGGGCCTACTGGCAGTTCATCGGCTGGGCGCAGGCGATTGGCGGCGTGCTGCTGCTGATTCCCGCGGCCTCCACGCTGGGCGCGGTGATCTTCTTCCCCATCATCCTCAACATCTTCATCATCACCGTCTCGTTGGGGTTCTCCGGCACGCCGCTGATCACCGGTGGAATGCTGCTCGCCAACCTGTTCCTGCTCTGCTGGGACTGGCACCGGCTCAAGCCGATCCTCTTCGCGAATCCGGCCCCGGTGACCCTCCCCGCCCCCGCCGCGGGCTCCGCACTGGCGACGCGCCTGGAGCGGGCGGGCTACGTGGCCTCCACCACCGGAGGCATGCTCGTCTTCCTGTGGACTCGCACCCTGGTGCCGAGGGCGATGGTGCTGCCGGGCCTGGGGGTGGGCCTGGTGGGAGCCCTCCTGCTGGCGCTCTCGCTGGTGCTGCACTGGCGCGGCCAGGACAGACTCCGCGCCAGGAGCATCCGGGCGGCGACCTCCACTCCCGCGAACCTGACGCTGGACTGAGACTGTTCTGGCTCGTCCCGCTGGAGGGAGACCTGAACGTGGCACACCCGCCTTCCCAACGGAGGCCGGAGTTCGCCGCCAACCCGGCCAGACGGGCTCCGGCTGCTGTCGCCGCGGACCCTCGACCTGATCTTCGGCTTGGGGATGGACTGTGTCCCACGTGGCCAGTCCGGCAGTCTGCCCGGGCCGCGGGCCGCCGCCCCCGGTGGAGGCCTCCCACCGCTGTTCTCCGGCAACGCATGACGTCTGCGGTGCAGGCGTTGCTGGACCTCCTGACGGCCCTCCTCCTCGAGACCCGCGCGCGGTAGGCATTCCGGAGATGCGCCGCGCTCACGGGCACCATGAGTGCTTCTTCGTTGTCTTGAGGACATCCGTGCTGTATTGGTTCTCCGGAATTACCATTTGTTTTCGTATTCCGGAGGAACGTCTTGATTTCGCGTGACACGATTCGTCTTTCCCTGGGCTCCGTGCTGACGGGCCTGGTACTGACCGCCTGTGGCGGTGTTTCCGATTCCGGCCTGGCTCCCGCTGAGGAGTCTCTGGGCACCCAGCAGTCGGCGCTGTGCACCGGCCTGGCCGTGGACGGTCTGTCCATCGACGGCATCAGCTCGTACAACTACGAGGTCGCGGGCAGCGGCCAGTTTTCGATGTCCACGGGCGCCAATGCGGTGCGGATGGAGTACTACCTCGACGGTGTGCTGAAGAGCGCCACGGAATACTCCGGGAATTCCGGCACCTGGTTCTTCAGCTCCATGCTGTCGACCTGTGGCATGCATGACTTCGAGGTGAAGGCCTACCCGATGGTGGTGGACAGCGCGGGCAACCGCACCACCTGCTTCGAGAACCCCTCCTCGGATACCGCCAGCTTCGAGCAATACTGCTCGCCCACCGCGTCGCTCGACTGCTACCGCTTCGACGAGTACGAGCTGGTGTGCCATGCCTCCGCCTCGGGCGGCTCCCACTCCTTCTCGCAGTATCTGTGGCGGACGGATCGGCGGATGACCCCCACGGGGAGTCACATCTACAGCAGTTGGACCGCGGATGGGTCGACCGTGTATTTCCCCTGCTGGTTCCCGGAACCCAGGGACCCCTACTACGGCACGCTCAGCATCCAGCTCAAGGTGGTCGATTCCGACGGAACCGTGACGCCCGTCGTGGCCTCGAGCGCGTTCAGGTGCGATTGATGGCCAGCGCTCCGGCGGTGGGCTGAGGTGAAGGCCTCCAGGGTCGAGCACCCTGGGGGCCTTCGTCTTCTCAGGCGCCTCGAGCCGTCAGCGCGCGCACTTGAAGTTCATCGTGGAGGCGATGTTCGACGTCGTTCCCACGCTGTCGACCACCTTGAAGCGGATCTGCTTCCAATAATAGGGAGCCCCCAGGGTGATGGGCGGGCAATAGAAGTCCTTGGTCGACGTGCCCGCGACCCAGCTCCCCTCCATCGGCTCATCCCCGACGTCCAGGTCCGTGATGACCGTCTGCCAATAACGCGTGTAGGAGTAGGAGCCACCGGCGGCGGTGCCGGTGCAGTGGAGCGACGTCCCGGGGCGCCCGCAGGAGACGCTCGCCGTGGGCGCGCAGTACTGCTCGAACGCCTGGTCCGCCGAGTTGGGCGCATCCATGCAGGTGGTGCGATTGCCCGCGCTGTCCACCACCATCGGGTAGGCCTTCACCTCGAAGGTGTGCGGACCACAGCTCATCGGCGAGGCGCTGAAGTACCAGGTGCCGGTGGCGCCCACGCGCTCCTCGAAGGAGTACAGCGTGCCATCCACGTAGTACTCCAGCCGGACGGCGTTGGCGCCCATGGACACCTGCCACTCGCCGCTGCCCGCCGCCTCGTAGTTGTACGAGCTGACACCGCTGATGGACACGTTGTCCACGCCCAGGCCGGTGCACAGCGCGGACTCCTGCGTCCCCAGCCGCTCCTCGCGGGCCAGCTCGGCCTCCGTGACGCCACCACACGCGGCCAGCATCAGTCCGGACAGCAGGACACCCACCTGGGATTGAATCGTCTTTTGCAGCATCAGTGCACTCCTCCAATACCGTTGCGTAGAACGGGATTCCGAGGCGGGCCCTTACATCGAGGAAGAACAGGGAATCAAAGGTAAAGTCCCTGCTGTCTGTCCTAGGGGTTTTCCCGTACCGGGTGGCTGCTATTAAGTCCGCCTGTACTTGCCATCAATTGGGCATGCGCTCTCTTCCGGTCCGCGCGGGTCCGGCTGGTATCGGCATGCACTCAATGTTGAGTACAAACCGGGAACTCGTGGTAGACGGGCGAAAACTTCGCGGCCCGATATCCGCGAAGGCCCTCCCACTTTGTCGGAGAAGGGCGCCTCGTTCAGGAGAATCCATGTCCGGGAAGCATTCACGTCCCATCCTTCCAGTCATCGCCGTCCTCGTCGTGCTGGGGCTCGCCGGGGCCTGGTGGGTCAGCTCCAGGGGTGATGCGCCGGTGCCCACGGCCGTGCAGCCCGCCGCTCCCGTGCGGCAAGCGCCCACCGCGGTGGCTCCGTCGAGTCCGGTGCCCGCGCGGAAGACCGCCGATGGGACGCGGGCGTGGATCCCCGGCATGCTCTATCGCTACGCGCTGCTCTCGGATCAGAAGGTCTCCTTCCGCCAGAAGCAGCCCGGGGCGGCCACGCCTCCGGAGATGAGCTTCCACATCCAGGGTGAATGGCAGGTGGGCATCGCCGCCGTGGACGGCGAGCGCGTCGACGCCCGGGTCGTCCTGCTGCCGGACGTCTTCACCGCGACCGTCGATGGCAAGGCGGTCGCGACGGACGTCCAGCGCAACCTGCGCACGGCCCTGATGCGCCCCTTCTACCTGACGCTCGACAAGACGGGCGCGGTGAAGCTCACCCACTTCGAGCAGAACTCGGAGGTGCTCTCGCGCGGCCTCCTGCGCGCCCTCGTCGCGTCCACGCAGTTCGTGGTGCCCGGCGCCCCCAAGGACACCTGGAAGACCGAGGAGTCGGATACCACCGGCACCTACTCGGCGGTGTACCAGCGCCTGGCCGCGCAGCGCTTCGAGAAGAAGAAGCAGTCCTATTCCCAGATCGCGACCTCGGTGGGGCTCCAGCCGCTGGAGTCGAAGTTCCGCATCGACGTGCGCTCGAGCACGGCCTTCGAGCTGGCCGAGGATCTCTGGGCCCAGACGATCGACGCCACCGAGGAGCTCGAGGTCGACTCGGGCTCGGGCTCGACCCTGCCCCCGGCCGTCAACGAGAACACGGTGGGCTTGCGGCTCATCGAGCGCCGCATGGATCCTTCCCTGCTCGGCTCGCTCGCCGCGCGCAAGGGCACCCTGCTCAGCGCCTCGCTGGCCACCTACCAGGGCGCGGGACAGGATCCCCTGAACCACCACCGGCAGGTGCTGGGCAAGAGGACCTTCGCGGACATCCTCAAGGCGCTGCGCTCGCTTCCCAAGGAGGAGAAGGCGCGGGATGACGCCCGCACGGATGCCATGGAGCAGCTGCGCGCGCTCTTCATGCTCCAGCCCGACGAGGCCCTGAAGGTCCCCGGCTACATTCGCGAGGGGATGGAGCCCCAGGCCGCCAGCCCCATGCTCGGCGCGCTCTCCGCGGCCAGCACCCCGCAGGCCATCAAGGCCCTGACGGAGGTCACCGGCGACCACTCCCTGAGCATGGACATCCGCATGAACGCGACCGGCGTCCTCGGCCTGGCCAACACGCCCACCCAGGAGGGGGTGGATGCGCTGCGCTCCTTGTCCCGCGATTCGGACCCCATGCTCCGGGGCACGGCGACCCTGGCCCTGGGTAATGCCTCCTATCAAATGAGTGACAACGACGGCCGGGGTGCGGAGAACCTCGTGCGCGAGCTCCAGAACGACTACCGCGTGGCCCCCTCCCCGGAGCAGCAGATCATGACGATCAAGGCCCTGGGCAACACACGCTCCCCGAGCGCGCTCGCCACCATCACCGAGGCGCTTCGCTCCAACGATGCCCAGGTGCGCGCGGCGGCCGTGGGGGCCTTGCGCAACGTCGCGGATCCCTCCGCGGATCGGATCCTCTCCGACCGGCTCCTCAACGATCCCGCGGTGGAGGTCCGCAGGAGCGCCGTCTTCGCCTCCAGCTTCCGGCTCATCGAGCCGCTGCTGCCCGCGCTGGGGCAGGCGCTGCGTTCGGACTCCTCGCCCAGCGTGCGCTCCGACATCATCCAACTCCTGGGCACCGTCCGGGGCCAGGTGCCCGTGGCCCTCAACCTCCTGCAGTGGGCCAGCCAGAACGATCCCTATCCCGACCTTCGGCAGGCGGCCCAGACCTACCTCGACACTCCGACCACCCCGGTCCCCTCCACGCAGCTGGCGGGCTCACCCACGCCCTGAGTCGCGGCGGCGCCGGCCCCCCACCTTCCACTCGAGCATCAGGATGCACCCCGCCGGTGGGCGCCACGGCGGGGTGTCTTCTTTTGCGGGACCCACGTCTCCGGCTCTCCGCTGGGTCACTCCCGGGTGACGGACTACGGGCTCTCCCGTATGTCATTGATTGAGAAGAGCAGCACGTATCGAAAAGGCTTTACATCCAACTGATGTTCCGGGTAGCAAGCTTTCCCCCGCTTTCAGGGGATAGGAGAAATTCCGTGAAAAATTCTGTTTTGCGCGCAATCGCGCTCGTGGCCCTCGCGGTCCCGGGGATTGCGGCCGCGCAGGAGTCGTACGTCAATAACGAGACGTACGTGGTGGATCAGGCGCGGTATCCGTACATCATCTATCCGTCCAGCTATCAGCTGAACGACAACTACCCCTGGCTGACGGACACGTATCCGTTCGATCCGTACTGGGTCTACAGCCCGGCCGAGCAGGATACGATCGTCAACGACGAAGCGGCCATCACCAACGCCCAGGTGCTCTTCGACTGGAGCGACGGCTCGCGCATCCTGGACGTCGATCAGGCCACCATCCCCGAGGCCAATCAGCACAACGTTCCGCCGGTGGACGAGAGCGTTCCGTCGGGCGATGCGCTGCCCGAGACGGCGACGGTGTTCATGAAGAGCTACAACCGGACGGAGAAGTTCGGTAACAAGCTCTTCGGCGCGGGCTACCAGGCCAAGGCCTCGATCACCGCCACCACGGCGACGACGGCCACGACGAAGAAGGTCGATGCCCAGGCGGAGGGCCGGGTCTTCGCCACCGCCTTCTCGTTCGAGAAGGACATCGTCCGCGCTCACGCGTACATCACGGGTCAGCAGGGTGGCGCCAATACCGGGCGGGCCGCCTTGTATGTGATGGGGAGCGAGGTCTGGTCCACCCCCCTCAACTACGCCGACGAGACGTCGCCCCTCGACTGGAACACGACCTTCTTCTCGGTGAAGCAGCACTTCACCGTGGGTCCCGTCCCCATGTCCGCGTCGGCGTCCATGTCTGGCGGCGCCAAGTTCACCGTGAAGTGGGAGATCTCCCCGACGGTGGCCCGGCTGACCCTGACGCCCAATGGCAATTCGAAGGTCACCTTCTCGGCGGGTGTGGACATCTTCGTCCTCTACGTGGGTGTGGAGGGCACCCTGTCGATCGTCAACGTCGGCGTGCCCGCCTACGGTGAGCTCTTCTGGCCGCTGTGCCAGCTGGCCTGGACGCTCGACTCGAAACTCAATATCGGCGCCCTCTCCGGGACCGTGGCGCTGGTGGCCCAGGTCAAGTTCCTGTTCTTCTCCCAGTCGTACAAGGTGACCATCGCCAAGTGGCCGGGCCTCACGAAGTCGCTCACGCTGCTCAACCGCAACGGTGCGCAGAATCTCGGCATCTGCGGTAGTTAGTCGCCCCGCCTCGCACCTCATGCGTCTGTCTCCGTCAGGCTCGTGAGGGCCGGGCGGACCACGGCCCCGCTCCGGCGGGGCCGTTCGTTTTCATCGAGAAGAGGACATAGACATATTCCCGTGAAACGGGTATGTCCTTGTTGCGCCGGAAAGCGGGGGATTCCATCAAAACTGAACGGGCTCGATGAGCCGGGTTCCGGGAATCGCGCGAGCGGCGGGAATGCCGCATGAGGCGGTATCGAAGAGCAGGTGCCGTGCGGGAGCAGAGACACGGGCACCCACCAGGGGAGTCAGCATCACATGAGAAGCATTTGGGGCGGAATCATCATCATTCTGGCGGTCGCCATCCTGTTGCCGACGCAGGCGGGAGCGCAGCCCATCCTCACCACCCGGTGCACCCTCGACAACAGGGCGACGAACGCCGAGGCGGAGGCCCGTGTGGAGTGGGCCCGCAAGTGCGGACTGCTCAGGAACGTGGGCAGCCCGGCCCTCACCAGGAACACGGGCCTCGCCGCCGCGAATGGCGGGACCCTGCTCGAGTATGACGAGGCGGATCTCGCCAAGAATCCGACCGGGGACGGGGTGTACACGGGCCCGGACTACTCGTTCCACGTCAACGAGACCTACGTCTTCGCCATCTATCTGTCTGGCCCCACCTATCAGAACAATGATGCGTTCGGATTCAAGAAGTGGACGCGTGATTCGTGGCGCAAGAAGGGGCGCACGCTCTATCCCACGTTCGGCACCACGCCCAACCTCACGGATTTCGGCAACAAGCAGCTCTTCCCCCACCCGACGAATACGAGTGACTGCAACCTCTATACGGACCAGGCGGGTACCGCGCAGTCCGTCTCCACGACCTTCCATGTGAATGGTTACTGCGAGGCCGCCTGCTACACCCCCGAGCAGGAGCTGCTCTTCTCGGACGGGAACGTGCGGATCCTCGACGCGGTCAACGCTCGCCGGGAGGATCTGATCACCCTGGCTCCGGGCGCCACGCTCGACAACCTCGAGCTGCAGCAGAACCGCACCTACAGCTACACGGTGGAGGCGCGGGACGCGCTGCACGACATCTTCGTCATCACCACCCGGTCCGGCGGTCAGCTGCGCGTCACCAACGAGCACCCGGTCATCAACGGGGAGGGCCGCATGGTGCAGGCCCAGACGCTCAAGGTGGGCCATGAGCTGGTGAAGGCAGACGGCACCCCGGACGAGATCGTGAGCATCGAGAAGACCACCCACTTCGGGAAGGTGTACAACATCCGCCCGGTGTCCACGGACCTGGTGTCCAACGTCCTGGTGGCGCAGGGCTTCCTGGTCGGCTCCGTGCGCTTCCAGAATGACGAGGTGGGCTACATCAACCGCGTCATCCTGTATCGCGGAACGCCGGCGGAGCTCATTCCGTAATCAGGGTTCGAAGTGAGACGGGGCGCCAGCCCTCGAGGGGGTTGGCGCCACGCGTCCGTGCGGTGGTTTTGTGAAAACGGGAAGCACGATGAAGGCAATCAGGAACACGTGGGTCCTCGCGGTGCTCGTGGGACTCGGGGTCATCGCGGTGTGGTTCTTCGCGCGCAGTGAGCGGGAGATGGCCGTGCCCGTGGCGGTGAAGGCCCCCTCGGTGACGGGCTCGCGAGCCGAGCCGGCTCCCGCGGCGGCGCCGGTCCCTCCGCAGGAGCGGGTCCCCGAGCTCCTGGCCGCCCCCCAGACGATTCCAGGCGAGGAGGGGGAGCACGGGGAGTTCACCACCACCACCGACGTGCTGAAGCAGAAGATCTTCAAGCGCGAGCCGAAGCTCGCCCAGTTCGACTACTTCCGGGAGCATGTCCTGCTCGACTCCTCCACCCGGGAGTCCTACCGCGCGCTGCTGGCGGACAGGGAGCTGCTCGAGCAGACCCGGCGCGAGCTGCTCACCCCGCCGCCAGGAGACCCGGGCGCCATGGAGTCCAACATCCAGCGCCTGATGCGGGTGGACTACCTGCGCGAAGCGCTGGACTGGAAGGAGAATCCGGATCGCGCGCACCTGGTCTCCACTCTCGAGCACATCATCCTCGAGGACAGCTTCGGCCCGGAGATGACGCGGGACGTGAAGCGGGCGATCACCGCGAGCAAGATGGAGCTGTATGAGATTCTCTCCCGGCAGGAGCCCGAGCGCGCACTGCGCCTGGTGGAGCGCGCGCGGGGAGGACGTCTGGAGAAGCTGCTCCAGTATTTCGCCGAGTGGGATGCGCGCCGGGCGGCGATGGAGCGGGAACTGAGCCTTCAGGCACGGGGGCCCACCCTCACGCGGTGAGGGCAGCCCGGAGTCACGACATACCGGCCACCCATGCGGCCGGAGGGGATCCGTCTGCACAAGGGTCCCGCGCCCGGGGGCAGGGCCATGCCCTCGGGAGAGGCATTGACGCAGCTTGCGGTGGGCAGAGGCCGACCGCGTTTCATCCGAGAAGAGGATCCACAGATGCAATTCGCGAAGAAGGCTTTGGTTACGGCGTGTCTGTCCCTGGTGGCGGGCGGAGCGTTCGCCGCGCAGCCCACGGACGTGGGGGCTGCTCGGCCCGTGCTCGCCGAGAAGTTCCTGCGGGGGGCGAAGCCCGTCGCGGGCGAGTATGTCGTCGTCCTCGAGGAGGAGCCGGGCCCCCACCTGCGGGCCATGGGAGAGGTGTCGGACGAGCTGTCCCGCCAGTATTCGGTGGAGGTGCTCCGCACGTACCAGCATGCCCTCCGGGGTTTCGCCATCCGCGCCACCGAGGGCCAGGCCCGGGCGCTGGCGGAGAACCCGCGGGTCGCCTACGTCCAGGAGAACAATGTCATCGAGGCGGCCGCTGCCGGCCAGCAGCTCTACGCGCCGTGGGGCCTGGATCGCATCGACCAGGACACCACCCAGTACGACAACGTCTATAACTACCCGGGCACCGGGGCCAACATCCACGCGTACGTCGTCGATACCGGCATCCGCGTCACGCATAGCGACTTCGGCGGGCGCGCCAGCGTGAGCTACGATTCCACCGGCCAGTGGCAGCC
The sequence above is drawn from the Archangium gephyra genome and encodes:
- a CDS encoding HEAT repeat domain-containing protein, which gives rise to MSGKHSRPILPVIAVLVVLGLAGAWWVSSRGDAPVPTAVQPAAPVRQAPTAVAPSSPVPARKTADGTRAWIPGMLYRYALLSDQKVSFRQKQPGAATPPEMSFHIQGEWQVGIAAVDGERVDARVVLLPDVFTATVDGKAVATDVQRNLRTALMRPFYLTLDKTGAVKLTHFEQNSEVLSRGLLRALVASTQFVVPGAPKDTWKTEESDTTGTYSAVYQRLAAQRFEKKKQSYSQIATSVGLQPLESKFRIDVRSSTAFELAEDLWAQTIDATEELEVDSGSGSTLPPAVNENTVGLRLIERRMDPSLLGSLAARKGTLLSASLATYQGAGQDPLNHHRQVLGKRTFADILKALRSLPKEEKARDDARTDAMEQLRALFMLQPDEALKVPGYIREGMEPQAASPMLGALSAASTPQAIKALTEVTGDHSLSMDIRMNATGVLGLANTPTQEGVDALRSLSRDSDPMLRGTATLALGNASYQMSDNDGRGAENLVRELQNDYRVAPSPEQQIMTIKALGNTRSPSALATITEALRSNDAQVRAAAVGALRNVADPSADRILSDRLLNDPAVEVRRSAVFASSFRLIEPLLPALGQALRSDSSPSVRSDIIQLLGTVRGQVPVALNLLQWASQNDPYPDLRQAAQTYLDTPTTPVPSTQLAGSPTP
- a CDS encoding Hint domain-containing protein; this encodes MRSIWGGIIIILAVAILLPTQAGAQPILTTRCTLDNRATNAEAEARVEWARKCGLLRNVGSPALTRNTGLAAANGGTLLEYDEADLAKNPTGDGVYTGPDYSFHVNETYVFAIYLSGPTYQNNDAFGFKKWTRDSWRKKGRTLYPTFGTTPNLTDFGNKQLFPHPTNTSDCNLYTDQAGTAQSVSTTFHVNGYCEAACYTPEQELLFSDGNVRILDAVNARREDLITLAPGATLDNLELQQNRTYSYTVEARDALHDIFVITTRSGGQLRVTNEHPVINGEGRMVQAQTLKVGHELVKADGTPDEIVSIEKTTHFGKVYNIRPVSTDLVSNVLVAQGFLVGSVRFQNDEVGYINRVILYRGTPAELIP